The Sphingomonas sp. G-3-2-10 DNA window ACGTCCATCGCGATCCGGTCGAGCAGATCGAGCGCGATCCCGGTCTCGTTCACCCCGATGCCGAACGCGGAGATCGCGCCTTCGCTGCGGAGCCGTTCCAGCGCGCGGAAACCGCCGTCGAGCAACTGGCCGCGCATCGCTTCATGGTTCGCGCCGTGGGTGCGTTCGCCGATATCGTGGACGAAGAGGATATCGATCCGGTCGCGGTTCAGGCGGCGAAGGCTGTCTTCATGCGATCGCAGGACGCCGTCGTACGAATAGTCGAAGACCGGCTCGAACGGTTCGGACGAGACGAAGCCGTGACGCTCGGGCGGAAGCGGTTCCCGGGTCGGTTCGAGCAGCCGTCCGACCTTGGTCGAGACGATCGCTCTTTCCGTCCGCGCTTCGCCCAGCCGCCGTTCGGCAAGGCCGAAACCGTAATAGGGCGCGGTGTCGGCATAGGTGAGCCCGGCGGCCAGCGCCGCCGCGATGGTCGCGCGGGCGGTATCGTCGGGCACTTCCCGGAACAGGTTGCCGAGCGCCGCCGTGCCGAAGCCGAGTTCGGGCACGGTCAGATCGGTGCGGCCGATGCGGTGGCGCGGGATCATGGCTCGCCGTCCAGCGTGAAGAATCGGTCCATCGCCACCCATTTCTCGCCGGCGCCGGCATGGGGTAGGGGCTTCTGGAAATGCCACATCAGCGCCTCCCAATCGGCGATCTCCGGCGGTTCGGCCACGGCGCGGGGATAGTCCGGAGCGACTTCGGCGATCATCACCAGCCGGTCGGCGGTGCGCCAGATCTCCATCGCCTCGACGCCGGTGGCGCGGATATGCGCGATCACCACGGGCCACACCGCGCCCGGCGCATGGCGCGCCTCATACGCCGCGATCAGCGCCGCGTCGTCGATCAGGTCCAGCGCGAAGCACAGCCTGCG harbors:
- a CDS encoding aldo/keto reductase; amino-acid sequence: MIPRHRIGRTDLTVPELGFGTAALGNLFREVPDDTARATIAAALAAGLTYADTAPYYGFGLAERRLGEARTERAIVSTKVGRLLEPTREPLPPERHGFVSSEPFEPVFDYSYDGVLRSHEDSLRRLNRDRIDILFVHDIGERTHGANHEAMRGQLLDGGFRALERLRSEGAISAFGIGVNETGIALDLLDRIAMDVLLLAGRYTLLEQGALDALLPRCVAADISIVIGGPYNSGLLTGGATYDYEAAPPEILGRARRLEAVCARHTVPLAAAALQFPLAHPAVASVIPGLASPKEVDDTVTRYATPLPPALWDELKAEGLLHADAPTPQAVAA
- a CDS encoding L-rhamnose mutarotase, whose protein sequence is MGRRLCFALDLIDDAALIAAYEARHAPGAVWPVVIAHIRATGVEAMEIWRTADRLVMIAEVAPDYPRAVAEPPEIADWEALMWHFQKPLPHAGAGEKWVAMDRFFTLDGEP